One Drosophila kikkawai strain 14028-0561.14 chromosome 3L, DkikHiC1v2, whole genome shotgun sequence genomic window carries:
- the nebu gene encoding facilitated trehalose transporter Tret1-2 homolog isoform X1, with protein MSTASSSNSSGEEVAKKPGTNNEESSHLLESAENGAKYGSRQAVKIVKASDNGRTSSTPHDQENLLGNMVHTSTENNSKKLPQYVAALAAAGGAFACGTLLGWTSPAQTEIVDNHSGYDFLVSDTQFSWVGSAMTLGAACVCIPIGFLINLIGRKWTMLFLVLPFIVGWAMLIWAANVGMMYASRFILGIAGGAFCVTAPMYTGEIAQKDIRGTLGSFFQLMITIGILFVYAIGAGLDIFWVSVICGILPLVFGVIFFFMPESPTYLVAKDRSEGAIKSIQWLRGKEYDYEPELAELRETDREIRENKVNVWSALNRPVTRKALAISLGLMFFQQVCGINAVIFYSSRIFKEANTGIGPRWATILIGIMQVVATFVSTVVVDKLGRRILLLASGIAMAVATTAIGVYFYLQGQDEAQVESLGWLPVAALCIFIIMFSMGYGPVPWLMMGELFATDIKGFAGSLAGTSNWLLAFVVTKTFDDLNAGLGIGGTFWLFAGLTVLGVFFVFFAVPETKGKSLNEIQQELAGNRSIPAPTPVNGTEKQ; from the exons ATGTCCACCGCATCGTCGAGCAACTCCAGCGGCGAGGAGGTTGCCAAAAAGCCAGGAACCAACAACGAGGAGAGCTCCCACCTGCTGGAATCCGCCGAGAATGGGGCCAAGTACGGTTCCCGGCAAGCGGTCAAAATCGTCAAAGCCAGCGATAATGGACGCACCAGCTCCACTCCACAT GATCAGGAGAATCTTCTCGGCAACATGGTGCACACATCCACGGAGAACAACTCCAAGAAACTGCCACAATATGTGGCCGCCCTTGCAGCAGCTGGTGGCGCTTTTGCCTGCGGCACCCTCTTGGGCTGGACCTCGCCGGCCCAAACGGAAATCGTGGATAACCACAGTGGCTATGATTTCCTGGTGAGCGACACCCAGTTCTCGTGGGTGGGCTCGGCCATGACACTGGGTGCCGCCTGCGTGTGCATTCCCATTGGTTTCCTCATCAACTTGATTGGCCGCAAGTGGACCATGCTGTTCCTGGTCCTGCCCTTCATCGTCGGCTGGGCGATGCTCATCTGGGCCGCCAACGTTGGCATGATGTATGCCTCCCGCTTCATTCTCGGTATCGCTGGCGGTGCCTTCTGTGTGACCGCTCCCATGTACACCGGTGAGATTGCCCAAAAGGATATTCGTGGAACGCTGGGCAGCTTCTTCCAATTGATGATCACCAttggtattttatttgtttacgcCATTGGCGCTGGCCTGGACATCTTCTGGGTGAGCGTCATCTGCGGTATTCTGCCCCTCGTCTTTGGAGTCATCTTTTTCTTCATGCCGGAATCGCCCACTTATTTG GTTGCCAAAGATCGGTCGGAGGGTGCCATTAAGTCCATCCAGTGGCTGCGTGGCAAGGAGTACGACTACGAGCCGGAGCTGGCGGAGCTGCGTGAAACTGATAGGGAAATCCGCGAGAACAAGGTCAATGTGTGGTCTGCCCTGAACCGACCCGTCACCCGCAAGGCTCTGGCCATCAGTCTGGGTCTGATGTTCTTCCAGCAGGTGTGCGGCATCAACGCTGTTATTTTCTACTCGTCAAGGATCTTCAAG GAAGCCAACACTGGCATTGGACCCAGGTGGGCAACCATTCTGATCGGCATCATGCAGGTGGTGGCCACCTTTGTCTCCACCGTGGTGGTGGACAAGCTGGGCCGTCGCATCCTCCTATTGGCCTCGGGCATTGCCATGGCCGTTGCTACCACCGCCATCGGAGTTTACTTCTACCTTCAAGGCCAGGACGAGGCACAGGTGGAAAGCCTGGGCTGGCTGCCGGTGGCTGCTCTGTGCATCTTCATCATCATGTTCTCGATGGGCTATGGACCGGTGCCATGGCTGATGATGGGCGAGCTGTTTGCCACTGACATCAAGGGATTCGCCGGTTCGCTGGCCGGTACCTCCAACTGGCTGCTGGCCTTCGTGGTGACCAAGACGTTTGATGACTTAAACGCGGGCCTTGGTATTGGCGGCACCTTCTGGCTCTTTGCCGGACTGACGGTTCTGGGCGTGTTCTTTGTCTTCTTTGCCGTGCCAGAGACGAAGGGCAAGAGTCTGAACGAGATCCAGCAGGAGCTGGCCGGCAACAGGTCCATCCCGGCTCCCACTCCCGTCAACGGAACGGAGAAGCAGTAA
- the nebu gene encoding facilitated trehalose transporter Tret1-2 homolog isoform X2: protein MVHTSTENNSKKLPQYVAALAAAGGAFACGTLLGWTSPAQTEIVDNHSGYDFLVSDTQFSWVGSAMTLGAACVCIPIGFLINLIGRKWTMLFLVLPFIVGWAMLIWAANVGMMYASRFILGIAGGAFCVTAPMYTGEIAQKDIRGTLGSFFQLMITIGILFVYAIGAGLDIFWVSVICGILPLVFGVIFFFMPESPTYLVAKDRSEGAIKSIQWLRGKEYDYEPELAELRETDREIRENKVNVWSALNRPVTRKALAISLGLMFFQQVCGINAVIFYSSRIFKEANTGIGPRWATILIGIMQVVATFVSTVVVDKLGRRILLLASGIAMAVATTAIGVYFYLQGQDEAQVESLGWLPVAALCIFIIMFSMGYGPVPWLMMGELFATDIKGFAGSLAGTSNWLLAFVVTKTFDDLNAGLGIGGTFWLFAGLTVLGVFFVFFAVPETKGKSLNEIQQELAGNRSIPAPTPVNGTEKQ from the exons ATGGTGCACACATCCACGGAGAACAACTCCAAGAAACTGCCACAATATGTGGCCGCCCTTGCAGCAGCTGGTGGCGCTTTTGCCTGCGGCACCCTCTTGGGCTGGACCTCGCCGGCCCAAACGGAAATCGTGGATAACCACAGTGGCTATGATTTCCTGGTGAGCGACACCCAGTTCTCGTGGGTGGGCTCGGCCATGACACTGGGTGCCGCCTGCGTGTGCATTCCCATTGGTTTCCTCATCAACTTGATTGGCCGCAAGTGGACCATGCTGTTCCTGGTCCTGCCCTTCATCGTCGGCTGGGCGATGCTCATCTGGGCCGCCAACGTTGGCATGATGTATGCCTCCCGCTTCATTCTCGGTATCGCTGGCGGTGCCTTCTGTGTGACCGCTCCCATGTACACCGGTGAGATTGCCCAAAAGGATATTCGTGGAACGCTGGGCAGCTTCTTCCAATTGATGATCACCAttggtattttatttgtttacgcCATTGGCGCTGGCCTGGACATCTTCTGGGTGAGCGTCATCTGCGGTATTCTGCCCCTCGTCTTTGGAGTCATCTTTTTCTTCATGCCGGAATCGCCCACTTATTTG GTTGCCAAAGATCGGTCGGAGGGTGCCATTAAGTCCATCCAGTGGCTGCGTGGCAAGGAGTACGACTACGAGCCGGAGCTGGCGGAGCTGCGTGAAACTGATAGGGAAATCCGCGAGAACAAGGTCAATGTGTGGTCTGCCCTGAACCGACCCGTCACCCGCAAGGCTCTGGCCATCAGTCTGGGTCTGATGTTCTTCCAGCAGGTGTGCGGCATCAACGCTGTTATTTTCTACTCGTCAAGGATCTTCAAG GAAGCCAACACTGGCATTGGACCCAGGTGGGCAACCATTCTGATCGGCATCATGCAGGTGGTGGCCACCTTTGTCTCCACCGTGGTGGTGGACAAGCTGGGCCGTCGCATCCTCCTATTGGCCTCGGGCATTGCCATGGCCGTTGCTACCACCGCCATCGGAGTTTACTTCTACCTTCAAGGCCAGGACGAGGCACAGGTGGAAAGCCTGGGCTGGCTGCCGGTGGCTGCTCTGTGCATCTTCATCATCATGTTCTCGATGGGCTATGGACCGGTGCCATGGCTGATGATGGGCGAGCTGTTTGCCACTGACATCAAGGGATTCGCCGGTTCGCTGGCCGGTACCTCCAACTGGCTGCTGGCCTTCGTGGTGACCAAGACGTTTGATGACTTAAACGCGGGCCTTGGTATTGGCGGCACCTTCTGGCTCTTTGCCGGACTGACGGTTCTGGGCGTGTTCTTTGTCTTCTTTGCCGTGCCAGAGACGAAGGGCAAGAGTCTGAACGAGATCCAGCAGGAGCTGGCCGGCAACAGGTCCATCCCGGCTCCCACTCCCGTCAACGGAACGGAGAAGCAGTAA